Proteins found in one Corynebacterium canis genomic segment:
- the rnpA gene encoding ribonuclease P protein component, giving the protein MLPQQYSLVLSSEFARAVRQGRRKGSKSVVVYVWEHNAEAGIARWGGPRFGLIVSKAVGNAVVRHRTSRRLRHVCARLAAQLPDRFDVVVRALPAAATASSEELMRDVRKALQRLDAIA; this is encoded by the coding sequence GTGTTACCGCAACAATATTCGTTGGTCTTGTCGAGCGAATTCGCTCGCGCAGTCCGACAGGGGCGACGCAAAGGATCCAAAAGTGTGGTGGTGTACGTGTGGGAGCACAATGCCGAAGCAGGTATCGCCCGCTGGGGTGGTCCCCGTTTCGGCCTTATTGTTTCTAAGGCCGTCGGGAATGCGGTGGTTCGCCACCGCACGTCTCGGCGGCTGCGGCATGTTTGCGCTAGGCTTGCGGCGCAACTTCCGGATCGTTTTGATGTGGTGGTGCGGGCCCTGCCGGCCGCCGCTACCGCCAGCAGTGAGGAGTTGATGCGGGATGTGCGAAAAGCACTCCAACGGCTCGACGCGATCGCCTAG
- the yidC gene encoding membrane protein insertase YidC — MLNFVYWPISAILWFWHKLFSFVLDPGSGITWVLAIVFLTFTIRVLLVRPTLNQMRSSRKMQDMQPRMTEIRNKYKNDQQKMVEETRKLQKEMGVNPLAGCLPVLVQMPVFIGLFHVLRSFNRTGTGAGQLGMSIEENRNTANYIFSPEDVQSFLDARLFGVPLSAYITMPEEMYKGFDPVNFTQFDIILVAAPLIIIIALATHFNAKMAITRQNKRVESGRAAPPSNDQMAMQMQMMNKMMVWFLPGTILFTGVLWHIGLLCYMGANNIWTFFQQRYVFAKMDREEEEELAAKREAKRASAPKPGVKPKNPKKKRK; from the coding sequence GTGCTCAACTTCGTATATTGGCCAATTTCGGCCATCTTGTGGTTTTGGCACAAACTTTTTAGTTTCGTGCTGGACCCAGGATCCGGCATCACGTGGGTGCTGGCGATCGTCTTTCTGACGTTTACCATCCGCGTGTTGCTGGTTCGCCCCACGCTGAATCAGATGCGCTCTTCCCGCAAAATGCAGGATATGCAGCCGCGTATGACGGAAATCCGGAACAAGTACAAAAACGATCAGCAGAAAATGGTCGAGGAGACCCGCAAGCTCCAAAAGGAGATGGGTGTAAACCCGCTCGCGGGCTGCTTGCCGGTGCTGGTGCAAATGCCGGTGTTTATCGGTTTGTTCCACGTGCTGCGTTCGTTTAACCGTACGGGTACCGGGGCCGGCCAGCTCGGCATGTCCATCGAGGAAAACCGCAATACCGCGAACTACATCTTCTCCCCGGAAGATGTGCAGTCCTTCCTGGATGCGCGCCTGTTCGGCGTTCCGCTTTCGGCTTATATCACCATGCCGGAGGAAATGTACAAGGGCTTCGACCCGGTAAATTTCACGCAATTTGACATCATTCTGGTAGCCGCGCCGCTCATTATTATTATTGCGCTGGCAACGCACTTTAATGCGAAGATGGCCATCACTCGCCAAAACAAGCGCGTGGAATCCGGCCGCGCCGCCCCGCCGTCGAATGATCAAATGGCGATGCAAATGCAGATGATGAACAAAATGATGGTGTGGTTCCTCCCCGGCACCATTTTGTTTACCGGCGTATTGTGGCACATCGGTTTGCTCTGCTACATGGGCGCGAACAATATCTGGACCTTCTTCCAGCAACGTTACGTGTTTGCCAAGATGGACCGCGAGGAAGAGGAAGAGCTAGCGGCCAAGCGAGAGGCGAAGCGGGCGAGCGCCCCGAAGCCGGGTGTGAAGCCGAAGAACCCCAAGAAAAAGCGCAAATAA
- the yidD gene encoding membrane protein insertion efficiency factor YidD gives MCEKHSNGSTRSPSLLARMLIAAVRGYQMYLSPLKMGSTCRFEPTCSAYALQAVQLHGAFRGVALALARLAKCGPWHPGGYDPVPQRRPTKLNLDQEF, from the coding sequence ATGTGCGAAAAGCACTCCAACGGCTCGACGCGATCGCCTAGTCTGCTAGCTCGGATGCTTATCGCTGCCGTCCGCGGCTACCAAATGTATTTGTCACCCCTTAAGATGGGGTCAACTTGTCGTTTTGAGCCGACTTGTAGCGCGTATGCGCTGCAAGCGGTTCAGCTTCACGGTGCGTTTCGTGGCGTTGCGCTTGCCTTAGCTCGGTTAGCCAAATGCGGACCATGGCATCCGGGAGGTTACGACCCTGTGCCGCAGCGCAGGCCAACTAAACTTAACCTTGATCAGGAGTTCTGA
- the rpmH gene encoding 50S ribosomal protein L34 has product MAKGKRTFQPNNRRRARVHGFRTRMRTRAGRAIVSARRRKGRASLTV; this is encoded by the coding sequence GTGGCTAAGGGCAAGCGGACGTTCCAGCCGAACAACCGTCGTCGTGCACGTGTTCACGGCTTCCGTACTCGTATGCGTACCCGAGCGGGTCGCGCCATCGTGTCGGCTCGTCGTCGTAAGGGCCGTGCTTCGCTGACCGTTTAA
- a CDS encoding ParB/RepB/Spo0J family partition protein, whose product MAQEPRKSGLGRGLAALIPSTPAESPKLGDGAADIIIGGNTRPHKGDTNAAAARDAKRAKQQQSKDAAGGTKTQDFGASYQEIPIALIAPNPRQPRQVFDEDALAELVHSIREFGLMQPIVVRHSPADDGFEIIMGERRWRAAAKAGLTHIPAIIRETDDSSLLRDALLENIHRVQLNPLEEAAAYQQLLEEFGVTQGELADRIGRSRPVITNAIRLLALPVKVQSRVAAGVLSAGHARALLGLKAGIPAQEALADRIVAEGLSVRATEEAVMLANRGEAQEKKPAPKRETPEFFTRAADRLADGLDTKVTVTMGKRKGRIVVEFGDKDDFERILGLIDRG is encoded by the coding sequence ATGGCACAAGAACCGCGCAAAAGCGGCCTCGGACGTGGCCTCGCTGCCCTGATCCCCAGTACCCCCGCGGAAAGCCCCAAACTCGGTGATGGCGCCGCCGACATCATCATTGGTGGCAATACGCGCCCCCACAAGGGCGACACCAATGCGGCGGCCGCCCGCGATGCCAAACGAGCCAAACAGCAGCAAAGCAAAGACGCCGCCGGCGGCACCAAGACGCAGGATTTTGGGGCCAGCTACCAAGAGATACCCATCGCTTTGATCGCCCCGAACCCGCGCCAGCCGCGTCAGGTGTTCGATGAGGATGCGCTCGCGGAATTGGTGCATTCGATCCGCGAATTCGGCCTGATGCAGCCGATCGTGGTGCGGCACTCCCCCGCCGACGACGGCTTTGAAATCATCATGGGTGAGCGCCGCTGGCGCGCCGCCGCCAAGGCCGGATTGACCCATATCCCCGCGATCATTCGGGAGACCGACGATAGCTCCCTGCTCCGCGATGCGTTGCTGGAGAATATCCACCGCGTGCAGCTGAATCCCTTGGAGGAAGCGGCGGCCTACCAGCAATTGCTGGAGGAGTTTGGGGTCACCCAAGGCGAGCTCGCGGACCGTATCGGCCGTTCCCGCCCCGTGATCACCAATGCCATTCGCCTATTGGCGCTGCCAGTGAAGGTGCAATCGCGGGTGGCGGCGGGGGTGCTTAGCGCTGGCCATGCTCGCGCCCTGCTCGGCCTGAAGGCGGGTATCCCGGCGCAGGAAGCGTTAGCTGACCGCATCGTGGCCGAAGGGCTGTCGGTTCGCGCCACCGAGGAGGCGGTCATGTTAGCGAATCGGGGTGAGGCGCAGGAGAAGAAACCGGCGCCTAAGCGGGAAACGCCGGAGTTTTTCACCCGCGCTGCCGATCGTTTGGCCGATGGCCTAGACACCAAAGTCACGGTCACCATGGGCAAGCGCAAGGGGCGCATCGTGGTCGAGTTCGGGGATAAGGACGATTTTGAACGCATCCTGGGGCTTATCGATCGGGGGTAA
- the rsmG gene encoding 16S rRNA (guanine(527)-N(7))-methyltransferase RsmG, with the protein MFHVKPQYGEDFDDLATAPPAAARVFGDNLAAAAAYYGSLARDASIRGFIGPKEVPRLWERHILNCAVIGEAIPQGATVADIGSGAGLPGIPLAIARPDLHITLIEPLLKRSNYLREVVDLLGLDNVTVIRGRAEDAEVRVKLGLVDVVTSRAVAPLGKLAGWSLPLARKGGKMLAMKGVSVAEELTRDAKEIRKAGGGAATILTVGEQHLEEPTTLMSIPRVK; encoded by the coding sequence ATGTTTCACGTGAAACCGCAGTACGGTGAAGATTTCGACGATCTAGCCACCGCACCGCCCGCAGCGGCCCGCGTCTTTGGAGACAACCTCGCCGCTGCCGCCGCGTACTACGGTTCCCTGGCCCGCGATGCGTCCATCAGGGGTTTTATCGGCCCCAAGGAGGTTCCGCGGCTGTGGGAGCGGCACATCCTGAATTGCGCGGTTATCGGTGAGGCGATTCCCCAGGGCGCCACGGTTGCCGATATCGGTTCGGGCGCCGGCTTACCAGGCATTCCATTGGCCATCGCCCGCCCCGACTTGCACATAACGCTGATCGAGCCCCTGCTCAAACGTTCCAATTACCTGCGGGAGGTGGTGGATTTGCTTGGCCTTGACAACGTGACCGTGATTCGGGGGCGTGCCGAGGACGCCGAGGTGCGCGTAAAGCTGGGGCTTGTCGACGTCGTAACCTCCCGTGCCGTGGCACCCCTGGGCAAGCTCGCGGGGTGGTCGCTGCCGTTAGCACGTAAAGGCGGAAAAATGCTGGCCATGAAGGGGGTATCGGTGGCCGAGGAACTCACCCGCGATGCGAAAGAAATTCGAAAAGCTGGTGGTGGCGCGGCAACCATACTTACAGTAGGTGAACAACACCTTGAAGAACCTACGACCTTGATGAGTATTCCGCGAGTGAAATAA
- a CDS encoding ParA family protein, with amino-acid sequence MDERYWEDTPIGAAAQRATQVQTPNALHLPRPDRTRLITVSNQKGGVGKTTTSVNLAAGLAFHGLRVLVIDLDPQGNASTALGVEHRTGTPSSYEVLLGDCTPDEAMQQSPSHKNLYCIPATIDLAGAEIELVSMVRREYRLRDALDEEFLERNGFDYVIIDCPPSLGLLTINSMAAVREVLIPIQCEYYALEGVGQLLNNISMIRQHLNHELHISTILLTMYDGRTKLAEQVAEDVRGHFKDVVLRTLIPRSVKVSEAPGFGQTVLEYDPGSRGAMAYLDAAKEIASRGDYLPTPESGTIGVAPKS; translated from the coding sequence ATGGACGAACGGTACTGGGAAGACACCCCCATCGGGGCAGCTGCCCAGCGTGCAACACAAGTGCAAACTCCCAATGCTTTGCACTTACCGCGCCCGGACCGGACGCGCCTGATTACCGTGTCTAATCAAAAAGGTGGGGTTGGAAAGACCACTACCTCGGTGAATCTTGCCGCCGGGCTGGCGTTTCACGGCCTTCGCGTCCTAGTGATCGACCTTGACCCGCAGGGCAATGCGTCGACGGCCCTGGGCGTGGAACACCGCACCGGAACGCCTTCCAGCTACGAGGTGTTGCTGGGTGATTGCACCCCGGATGAGGCGATGCAGCAGTCCCCTTCTCATAAAAACCTGTACTGCATTCCGGCCACCATCGATCTCGCGGGCGCCGAGATCGAGCTGGTAAGCATGGTCCGGCGGGAATACCGGCTGCGGGACGCCTTGGATGAGGAATTCCTGGAGCGGAACGGCTTCGATTACGTCATTATTGATTGTCCCCCCTCTTTGGGGTTATTAACGATTAATTCTATGGCCGCTGTTCGCGAGGTGCTGATCCCGATTCAGTGCGAGTACTACGCGCTCGAGGGCGTTGGCCAGCTATTGAATAATATTTCTATGATTCGTCAACACTTGAATCATGAACTACATATTTCGACCATTCTGCTGACGATGTATGACGGCAGAACAAAGCTTGCTGAGCAGGTGGCGGAAGATGTGCGGGGGCATTTCAAAGATGTTGTGCTACGCACCCTTATCCCCCGCTCCGTGAAGGTTTCGGAAGCCCCCGGCTTTGGCCAGACAGTCTTGGAATACGACCCAGGCTCGCGCGGCGCCATGGCCTATTTGGATGCCGCGAAGGAAATCGCTAGTCGTGGCGATTACCTGCCAACACCAGAATCTGGGACTATTGGTGTAGCACCAAAATCGTAG
- a CDS encoding N-acetylmuramoyl-L-alanine amidase, with translation MAEVLKVGDRSPRVAEVRATLARLGLYKGYHGDASRVFRPEDTFFDAPLSEALQAFQQSRGLIADGKIGEATLRTLREASYKLGERILEFQPSNELIGDDVLELQKQLHDLGFYPERLDGRFGELTHQGLMNYQMNYGLQADGICGPQTILALGYLGRRITGGSPHAIREREAVRQAGPWLAGKRVILDPGPGGHHDNTHDPARKIKGPFGEVTEEEILWDLASRIEGRMVAAGMETMMSRPQRTDLNENERISIANSSNADLMISLQCDHYPNEKANGCATFYFGSVRGTTSEAGELLSGFIQREICARTDLRNIGNVPGTWGLLRFTKMTAVEVVVGYLSSPHDVAVLTDPKQRDAIAEAVVVAVKRLYLMDRDDQPTGTYKFNELLEAELL, from the coding sequence GTGGCAGAGGTTCTCAAGGTCGGTGATAGGAGCCCACGTGTCGCTGAAGTACGAGCAACCCTTGCGCGGCTGGGCCTCTACAAGGGGTATCACGGGGACGCATCTCGCGTGTTCCGCCCAGAGGACACCTTCTTCGACGCTCCTTTGTCAGAAGCGCTACAGGCTTTTCAGCAAAGCCGGGGACTCATCGCCGACGGAAAAATTGGGGAAGCCACCCTGCGCACATTGCGCGAGGCTTCCTACAAGCTTGGTGAGCGGATTCTAGAATTTCAACCATCGAACGAATTGATCGGTGATGATGTTCTGGAGTTGCAGAAGCAATTGCATGACCTCGGTTTTTATCCCGAACGCTTGGACGGCCGCTTCGGCGAGCTTACGCACCAGGGTTTGATGAACTATCAGATGAACTACGGGTTGCAGGCCGATGGCATTTGCGGCCCGCAAACGATCCTTGCGCTGGGCTATCTGGGGCGCCGCATCACAGGCGGCTCCCCGCACGCCATCCGGGAACGGGAGGCGGTGCGTCAGGCTGGGCCTTGGCTCGCCGGCAAACGGGTGATTCTTGATCCCGGCCCCGGAGGCCACCACGACAACACCCATGATCCCGCGCGTAAGATCAAGGGCCCGTTCGGGGAGGTCACGGAGGAAGAAATCCTTTGGGATCTCGCATCCCGCATCGAGGGCCGCATGGTTGCGGCAGGCATGGAAACCATGATGTCGCGGCCGCAGCGCACGGATCTCAATGAGAACGAGCGGATATCGATAGCCAATTCTTCCAACGCCGATCTCATGATCAGCCTGCAGTGCGATCACTACCCGAACGAGAAGGCTAATGGCTGCGCCACGTTCTATTTCGGTTCCGTCCGCGGTACCACCTCCGAGGCGGGCGAGTTATTGAGCGGCTTTATCCAGCGGGAGATTTGCGCCCGCACGGATCTTAGGAACATTGGCAATGTCCCCGGAACTTGGGGTTTGCTGCGCTTTACCAAGATGACTGCGGTGGAAGTGGTGGTTGGGTATCTGTCCAGCCCGCACGATGTTGCGGTGCTCACTGATCCGAAGCAGCGCGATGCTATCGCCGAGGCGGTGGTGGTCGCGGTGAAGCGACTCTATTTGATGGATCGCGATGACCAACCGACGGGCACCTACAAATTCAACGAGCTGTTGGAAGCGGAACTACTCTAA